Proteins found in one Oncorhynchus mykiss isolate Arlee chromosome 17, USDA_OmykA_1.1, whole genome shotgun sequence genomic segment:
- the LOC110494515 gene encoding dolichyl-diphosphooligosaccharide--protein glycosyltransferase subunit 1 isoform X2: MIQGQSGEFYKVQLPSSLAVGAKLRVKVETVLSHILRPFPTHITQAERQLVVFQGNHYLYSPYPTRSQTTRVRLASKTVESYTKLGNPSKSDEAIEYGPFRDVAPFSEDALKVHYENNTPFLTISSITRIIEVSHWGNIAVEETIDMRHTGAFLKGPFSRYDYQRQSDSGISSVKSFKTILPASAQDVYYRDEIGNISTSHLQILEDSVEVEVRPRFPLFGGWKTHYIIGYNLPSYEYLYTLGDQYALKMRLVDHVYDDQVIDSLTVKLILPEGARNIHVETPYPIDRIPDQLHYTYLDTFGRPVLVASKNNLVEQHIQDVVVHYTFNKVLMLQEPLLVVGAFYILFFTVIIYVRLDFSITKDPAAEVRMKVSSITEQVLTLVNKRLGLYRHMDEVVNRYKQSRDTGALNSGRKILEADHRTLTNDISSLQARLKAEGSDLADKVGEVQKLDGQVKELVCRSWQEAERLVAGKVKKEAYIDNEKTLSSKRLELVTRIDSLLDTL; this comes from the exons ATGATCCAAGGCCAAAG TGGGGAGTTCTACAAGGTGCAGTTACCCTCCAGTCTGGCCGTTGGCGCAAAGCTGCGAGTGAAGGTGGAGACAGTCCTAAGCCACATTCTGAGGCCCTTTCCCACCCACATCACCCAGGCTGAGCGTCAGCTGGTGGTGTTCCAGGGCAACCACTACCTGTACTCTCCATACCCCACCCGCAGCCAGACCACCCGTGTCCGCCTTGCCTCTAAGACTGTGGAGAGCTACACCAAGCTGGGCAACCCCAGCAAGAGTGATGAGGCCATTGAGTACGGCCCCTTCCGTGATGTCGCCCCATTCAGTGAG GATGCCCTGAAGGTCCATTATGAGAACAACACCCCCTTCCTCACCATTAGCAGCATCACCCGCATCATTGAAGTTTCTCATTGGGGAAACATTGCTGTGGAAGAGACAATTGACATGAGGCACACAGGGGCATTCCTGAAAGGGCCTTTCTCCCGTTATGACTACCAGCGCCAGTCTGACAGTGGCATCTCATCAGTCAAATCCTTTAAG ACCATCCTTCCTGCCTCAGCCCAGGATGTGTACTACCGGGATGAGATCGGCAACATCTCCACCTCCCACCTCCAGATTCTGGAAGActctgtggaggtggaggttagGCCCCGATTCCCCCTGTTTGGTGGCTGGAAAACCCACTACATTATCGGCTACAATCTGCCCAGCTACGAGTACCTCTACACCCTGG GGGATCAGTACGCTCTGAAGATGAGGCTGGTTGACCATGTATATGATGACCAGGTCATCGACTCCCTCACTGTTAAACTCATACTGCCAGAAGGCGCCAG GAACATCCATGTGGAAACCCCCTACCCCATTGACCGTATTCCAGACCAGCTGCACTACACTTACCTAGACACCTTTGGCCGTCCCGTGCTGGTGGCGTCTAAAAACAACCTGGTGGAGCAGCACATCCAGGACGTAGTG GTGCATTATACCTTCAATAAGGTCCTGATGCTGCAGGAGCCCCTGTTGGTGGTGGGGGCATTCTACATCCTCTTCTTCACTGTCATCATCTATGTGCGCCTGGACTTCTCCATCACTAAG GACCCTGCTGCAGAGGTTCGTATGAAGGTGTCCTCCATCACAGAGCAGGTCCTGACCCTGGTCAACAAGCGTTTAGGGCTGTACCGCCACATGGACGAGGTGGTGAATCGCTATAAGCAATCTCGAGACACAGGGGCCCTGAACAGCGGCCGCAAGATCCTGGAGGCCGACCACCGCACCCTCACCAACGACATCAGCTCCCTGCAGGCCCGCCTCAAAGCAGAGGGCTCCGACCTTGcagataag GTGGGTGAGGTGCAGAAGCTGGACGGCCAGGTGAAGGAGCTGGTGTGTCGCTCTTGGCAGGAGGCTGAGCGCCTGGTGGCAGGCAAGGTTAAGAAGGAGGCCTACATCGACAACGAGAAGACCCTCTCTAGCAAGAGACTGGAGCTGGTGACCCGCATCGACAGTCTGCTGGACACCCTGTAA
- the LOC110494515 gene encoding dolichyl-diphosphooligosaccharide--protein glycosyltransferase subunit 1 isoform X1: protein MARSIPFCTVPTCLLLITGLCYRVVADGLVNEEVKRTVDLSTHIAKITAEILLLNQGDSAVHSFILAVEPELAPNLAYVGASVKGDEEEDGILELKQTMIQGQSGEFYKVQLPSSLAVGAKLRVKVETVLSHILRPFPTHITQAERQLVVFQGNHYLYSPYPTRSQTTRVRLASKTVESYTKLGNPSKSDEAIEYGPFRDVAPFSEDALKVHYENNTPFLTISSITRIIEVSHWGNIAVEETIDMRHTGAFLKGPFSRYDYQRQSDSGISSVKSFKTILPASAQDVYYRDEIGNISTSHLQILEDSVEVEVRPRFPLFGGWKTHYIIGYNLPSYEYLYTLGDQYALKMRLVDHVYDDQVIDSLTVKLILPEGARNIHVETPYPIDRIPDQLHYTYLDTFGRPVLVASKNNLVEQHIQDVVVHYTFNKVLMLQEPLLVVGAFYILFFTVIIYVRLDFSITKDPAAEVRMKVSSITEQVLTLVNKRLGLYRHMDEVVNRYKQSRDTGALNSGRKILEADHRTLTNDISSLQARLKAEGSDLADKVGEVQKLDGQVKELVCRSWQEAERLVAGKVKKEAYIDNEKTLSSKRLELVTRIDSLLDTL, encoded by the exons ATGGCGCGAAGCATACCTTTCTGCACAGTTCCCACTTGTCTGCTCCTTATCACCGGACTGTGTTATCGAGTAGTTGCCGACGGGCTGGTGAACGAGGAGGTGAAACGGACAGTGGACCTGAGCACGCACATTGCTAAGATAACAGCAGAGATTCTTCTGTTAAACCAGGGAGACTCGGCGGTGCATAGCTTTATATTGGCAGTAGAGCCCGAATTGGCCCCCAACCTTGCGTACGTCGGAGCATCG GTGAAgggtgatgaagaggaggatggcatacTTGAGCTCAAGCAGACAATGATCCAAGGCCAAAG TGGGGAGTTCTACAAGGTGCAGTTACCCTCCAGTCTGGCCGTTGGCGCAAAGCTGCGAGTGAAGGTGGAGACAGTCCTAAGCCACATTCTGAGGCCCTTTCCCACCCACATCACCCAGGCTGAGCGTCAGCTGGTGGTGTTCCAGGGCAACCACTACCTGTACTCTCCATACCCCACCCGCAGCCAGACCACCCGTGTCCGCCTTGCCTCTAAGACTGTGGAGAGCTACACCAAGCTGGGCAACCCCAGCAAGAGTGATGAGGCCATTGAGTACGGCCCCTTCCGTGATGTCGCCCCATTCAGTGAG GATGCCCTGAAGGTCCATTATGAGAACAACACCCCCTTCCTCACCATTAGCAGCATCACCCGCATCATTGAAGTTTCTCATTGGGGAAACATTGCTGTGGAAGAGACAATTGACATGAGGCACACAGGGGCATTCCTGAAAGGGCCTTTCTCCCGTTATGACTACCAGCGCCAGTCTGACAGTGGCATCTCATCAGTCAAATCCTTTAAG ACCATCCTTCCTGCCTCAGCCCAGGATGTGTACTACCGGGATGAGATCGGCAACATCTCCACCTCCCACCTCCAGATTCTGGAAGActctgtggaggtggaggttagGCCCCGATTCCCCCTGTTTGGTGGCTGGAAAACCCACTACATTATCGGCTACAATCTGCCCAGCTACGAGTACCTCTACACCCTGG GGGATCAGTACGCTCTGAAGATGAGGCTGGTTGACCATGTATATGATGACCAGGTCATCGACTCCCTCACTGTTAAACTCATACTGCCAGAAGGCGCCAG GAACATCCATGTGGAAACCCCCTACCCCATTGACCGTATTCCAGACCAGCTGCACTACACTTACCTAGACACCTTTGGCCGTCCCGTGCTGGTGGCGTCTAAAAACAACCTGGTGGAGCAGCACATCCAGGACGTAGTG GTGCATTATACCTTCAATAAGGTCCTGATGCTGCAGGAGCCCCTGTTGGTGGTGGGGGCATTCTACATCCTCTTCTTCACTGTCATCATCTATGTGCGCCTGGACTTCTCCATCACTAAG GACCCTGCTGCAGAGGTTCGTATGAAGGTGTCCTCCATCACAGAGCAGGTCCTGACCCTGGTCAACAAGCGTTTAGGGCTGTACCGCCACATGGACGAGGTGGTGAATCGCTATAAGCAATCTCGAGACACAGGGGCCCTGAACAGCGGCCGCAAGATCCTGGAGGCCGACCACCGCACCCTCACCAACGACATCAGCTCCCTGCAGGCCCGCCTCAAAGCAGAGGGCTCCGACCTTGcagataag GTGGGTGAGGTGCAGAAGCTGGACGGCCAGGTGAAGGAGCTGGTGTGTCGCTCTTGGCAGGAGGCTGAGCGCCTGGTGGCAGGCAAGGTTAAGAAGGAGGCCTACATCGACAACGAGAAGACCCTCTCTAGCAAGAGACTGGAGCTGGTGACCCGCATCGACAGTCTGCTGGACACCCTGTAA